Proteins encoded within one genomic window of Gimesia sp.:
- a CDS encoding CbiX/SirB N-terminal domain-containing protein yields MDESMSDARRKAVLLIAHGSRRAAANQDLVRLAEMLRERSVFPIIEIAYLELAEPTIPEGAERCVAAGAEEVLMLPYFLSAGVHVQNDLEEHRSEFTTQFPGTEFKLCGHLGLHPLMLEIVLARLREADEE; encoded by the coding sequence ATGGATGAATCCATGTCTGATGCAAGAAGGAAGGCTGTTCTGCTGATCGCGCACGGCAGTCGACGTGCGGCGGCAAATCAGGATCTCGTGCGGCTGGCAGAGATGCTGCGGGAGCGGTCTGTGTTTCCAATCATCGAGATCGCTTATCTGGAACTGGCGGAACCGACGATCCCTGAGGGGGCGGAACGCTGTGTGGCTGCGGGAGCGGAGGAGGTGTTGATGCTGCCCTACTTTCTCTCGGCAGGCGTCCATGTGCAGAATGATCTGGAAGAGCACCGGAGTGAATTTACGACACAATTCCCCGGGACCGAGTTTAAATTGTGTGGTCATCTGGGACTGCATCCGCTGATGCTGGAAATTGTACTCGCCAGGTTGCGGGAGGCAGATGAGGAGTGA
- a CDS encoding protein kinase, whose product MNKHEHESAPERLGEYLIGKKIGAGGMGSVYLATNIHTDQQVAIKILPSALAREAGFVERFHREIEALKKMHNPYVIEFYDSGVENDIYYYVMEYVEGETLTNRLRRDKRLDWKIVVDISIQICSALKASHDAGIIHRDLKPSNLILKDDNTVKLADFGVAQLFATEKLTVTGGIIGTAEYMSPEQAEGKRVTRQSDLYSLGAVMYVMLTGRPPFSGKTMLAIIQKQKYGQYDRPSRYVDDLPVWLEEIVCQLLEKEPQKRYPDAYVLSRRLQEVINKYEMSTSEDTYALSGTSADSATSTQAHSDFSDQGAGSGTLMQGLMRAQLEAESTGSRLGQLFDNTWFLLGLLVLVIAGGYFWFQERELSREEMLQHAKQILQQPEGPDWYIARDKYLLPLLDNPSDEDESIIKEQLSRIQSYELRSKAGMTAKRKSRSGLQTEPQRFITLAQHYLESGNLMQAEIVLSALIELLPDEPEQKEMRDLAIQMRNDLRQDPNRTAQRYIMLTQSMSKADALLKEQKYAEAAAVWRAVIVLYGQDPAASVFVENARKHLDQLPDNMSAETPTPEPEKASTENE is encoded by the coding sequence TTGAATAAACACGAACATGAATCCGCCCCCGAACGTCTGGGGGAATATCTGATCGGGAAAAAAATCGGGGCCGGCGGCATGGGTTCCGTCTACCTCGCAACGAACATCCACACCGATCAGCAGGTTGCCATAAAAATTCTCCCGAGTGCCCTGGCCCGTGAGGCTGGCTTCGTCGAACGCTTCCATCGTGAAATCGAAGCACTCAAGAAAATGCACAACCCGTATGTCATCGAATTCTATGACAGCGGAGTCGAAAACGACATCTACTACTATGTAATGGAGTATGTCGAAGGCGAAACGCTCACCAACCGTCTCCGCCGCGACAAACGGCTCGACTGGAAAATCGTTGTCGATATTTCGATTCAGATCTGCTCTGCCCTCAAGGCATCCCACGACGCCGGTATCATTCACCGCGACCTGAAACCGTCCAACCTCATTCTCAAAGACGATAACACGGTCAAGCTGGCCGACTTCGGTGTGGCACAGCTCTTCGCGACTGAAAAACTGACCGTCACCGGGGGCATCATAGGCACGGCAGAATACATGTCCCCCGAACAGGCGGAAGGGAAACGGGTTACTCGCCAGAGTGACCTGTATTCACTTGGCGCGGTGATGTATGTCATGCTCACTGGTCGCCCCCCTTTCAGTGGCAAAACCATGCTGGCCATCATCCAGAAACAGAAGTACGGCCAGTACGATCGGCCCAGCCGCTACGTGGACGATCTGCCGGTCTGGCTGGAAGAGATCGTCTGCCAGCTCCTTGAAAAAGAGCCTCAGAAACGGTACCCCGATGCGTATGTGCTCTCGCGTCGTCTGCAGGAAGTGATCAACAAGTATGAGATGTCGACCTCGGAAGACACCTACGCACTTTCGGGCACCAGCGCAGATTCAGCGACTTCCACCCAGGCTCACTCAGACTTCTCCGATCAGGGAGCGGGCTCAGGCACCCTGATGCAGGGGCTGATGCGGGCACAGCTCGAAGCCGAAAGTACCGGTTCCCGGCTGGGACAACTGTTCGACAACACCTGGTTTCTGCTCGGTCTGCTCGTCCTGGTCATCGCCGGTGGCTACTTCTGGTTTCAGGAACGCGAACTGTCCCGCGAGGAAATGCTGCAGCACGCTAAACAGATCCTGCAGCAGCCGGAAGGTCCCGACTGGTACATCGCCCGCGATAAGTACCTGCTCCCCCTGCTGGATAATCCTTCTGATGAAGACGAGAGCATCATTAAAGAGCAACTCAGTCGCATTCAATCTTATGAGCTCCGTTCGAAAGCCGGCATGACTGCCAAGCGCAAATCACGCTCTGGCCTGCAGACCGAACCGCAGCGGTTCATAACCCTGGCCCAGCATTACCTGGAATCCGGAAACCTGATGCAGGCCGAGATTGTTCTGTCCGCACTGATCGAACTGCTCCCGGACGAACCGGAACAGAAGGAGATGCGGGATCTGGCCATCCAGATGCGTAACGATCTCCGGCAGGACCCTAACCGTACCGCTCAACGCTACATTATGCTCACGCAATCGATGTCCAAGGCAGACGCTCTGCTGAAAGAGCAGAAATACGCTGAAGCTGCTGCTGTCTGGCGTGCGGTCATCGTCCTCTATGGACAGGACCCGGCTGCCAGTGTCTTCGTTGAAAATGCGCGCAAGCATCTGGATCAACTGCCCGATAACATGTCGGCAGAAACCCCAACCCCTGAACCTGAGAAAGCCAGTACCGAGAATGAATGA
- a CDS encoding ATP-binding cassette domain-containing protein, with translation MIHIEHLSKSFDDLRRGSIVALDSVSFDVQAGEIFGLLGPNGAGKTTCLRLLSTVLQPTAGTATVAGYDVRTHPQEVRSHIGFMSGNTGIYDRMTAWEMVEYFGRLYGIEEGPLQERLEWIFTTLQMQDIRDMLGSKMSTGMKQKVSIARTIVHDPPVLIFDEPTSGLDVLVARAVLKTVEALREEGKCIIFSTHIMREVEKLCDRVAVIYKGTILAIGSIPELEEQYHESDMEELFFHLIQKHEDELAMKAQTDQ, from the coding sequence ATGATTCACATCGAGCACCTGAGTAAAAGTTTCGATGATTTGCGACGTGGCAGCATTGTCGCACTCGATTCAGTGAGCTTCGATGTCCAGGCTGGAGAAATCTTCGGCCTGCTGGGACCCAACGGTGCAGGCAAGACAACCTGTCTGCGATTGTTGAGCACCGTGCTGCAGCCTACAGCCGGAACCGCGACGGTGGCCGGTTATGATGTGCGAACGCATCCCCAGGAAGTCCGCTCCCATATCGGCTTCATGTCAGGCAATACGGGGATCTATGACCGGATGACGGCCTGGGAGATGGTCGAATACTTCGGGCGCCTGTACGGGATTGAAGAAGGCCCCCTGCAGGAGCGGCTGGAGTGGATCTTTACCACGCTGCAGATGCAGGACATTCGGGACATGCTGGGCTCGAAGATGTCCACGGGGATGAAGCAGAAAGTTTCAATCGCCCGTACGATCGTGCACGATCCACCTGTGTTAATCTTTGACGAGCCGACTTCAGGCCTGGATGTGCTGGTAGCACGAGCGGTTCTGAAGACGGTGGAAGCATTGCGCGAAGAAGGTAAATGCATCATCTTTTCGACACACATCATGCGGGAAGTGGAGAAGCTCTGCGATCGGGTGGCGGTGATTTATAAAGGCACCATCCTGGCAATCGGCAGTATTCCGGAACTCGAGGAACAATATCACGAATCGGATATGGAAGAACTGTTTTTCCATCTCATTCAGAAGCATGAAGATGAGCTGGCGATGAAGGCGCAGACAGACCAATGA
- a CDS encoding ABC transporter permease subunit/CPBP intramembrane protease — protein MIQWKNIKLILMRELRDQLRDRRTLFMVAILPLLLYPAMGIGMVQMTVMFSEQPRNVVLLGAKDLPQHPQLLEGDRFVSNWFMNPADAEKLRVITDVPVSEDDLSDIDSEEREKLLEQAHKLEVDLKLHQQLLDAWDQLQVRLSQIQTKLAQHPKQHQKETTEDGPQSEEKQQLVQEQKKLGTEKIELAEQITQSNARLSKQFAESQIQVLILFPPNLSKELELVSQKLARHEPIDFDPAVSLRPLVLENTADEKSRLAFTRVQEALDAWENAILRDRLSRARLPENLPNPINPDVIDLAQDDQLAANLWSKLFPALLIIMAATGAFYPAIDLGAGEKERGTMETLLISPARRTEIVLGKFLTVMIFSVSTALLNLASMGFTGKHMVNVAGSGALSKIGDLSFPSASALFWIVILLIPLSALFSALCLSLATFARSSKEGQYYLTPLLMVTLGLTVFCLSPAVEINAFYSMMPIVGVALLLKGMLLSAVNAGTLYVYAIPVLVSSIGYSLLALWWAIDQFQREDVLFREAERFELGLWLKHLMRTKDALPSFAEAGFCFVIIMLLQFAVMNTMRDAILTAPESMRAVRSMQLLMIQQLAIIATPALIMGIMLTTSVRKTFRLFLPSWGFWGVGLLLPFMLHPLSLELSASLQWFFPKLPPGAAAIIKEMSDPNQSLWFILLAFAIAPGICEEIAFRGFMLSGFGRRGRVWLAVILSSVTFGVMHQIPQQVFNATLMGLALGLVAVHSRSLFPGIAFHMIYNSLSVFRERIPEKWEPTHGLQYFVSMQPEGLRYSWPLLVLCAVVAFLLLRWTILQSRPAVDPNSSSTDSLTSPTFNRRLTDTK, from the coding sequence ATGATACAGTGGAAGAATATCAAGCTCATTTTGATGCGTGAATTACGCGACCAGCTCCGTGATCGGCGGACGCTGTTCATGGTCGCCATTCTCCCACTGCTGCTCTATCCGGCGATGGGCATCGGAATGGTGCAGATGACTGTGATGTTTTCGGAGCAGCCGCGGAATGTCGTGCTGCTCGGGGCGAAGGATCTGCCTCAGCATCCACAGTTGCTGGAAGGAGATCGATTCGTCTCCAACTGGTTTATGAATCCCGCCGATGCGGAAAAATTGCGGGTGATTACCGATGTACCGGTTTCTGAAGATGACCTGTCCGACATTGATAGCGAAGAGCGGGAAAAACTGCTGGAGCAGGCCCATAAACTGGAAGTGGATCTGAAACTGCATCAGCAACTTCTGGATGCCTGGGATCAGTTGCAGGTTCGACTGAGTCAAATACAGACGAAGTTAGCTCAACACCCGAAGCAGCATCAGAAAGAAACGACTGAGGACGGCCCTCAGTCAGAAGAAAAGCAGCAACTGGTTCAAGAGCAGAAAAAACTTGGTACTGAGAAGATCGAGCTGGCTGAACAGATTACCCAGAGTAATGCACGTCTGAGTAAGCAGTTTGCTGAGAGTCAGATTCAAGTTTTGATTCTGTTTCCCCCGAATCTCTCCAAAGAGCTGGAACTGGTCAGTCAAAAACTGGCCCGACATGAGCCGATCGATTTTGATCCGGCCGTCTCCCTGCGTCCACTGGTACTGGAAAATACTGCGGATGAAAAATCGCGGCTGGCATTCACTCGTGTTCAGGAAGCTCTGGATGCCTGGGAGAATGCGATTCTGCGAGACCGATTGAGCCGTGCCCGGTTACCGGAAAATCTGCCGAATCCGATCAATCCGGATGTGATCGACCTGGCACAGGATGATCAGCTGGCTGCAAACCTGTGGAGCAAGCTGTTTCCGGCGTTGCTGATCATCATGGCAGCGACGGGTGCTTTTTACCCGGCGATCGACCTGGGGGCCGGTGAAAAAGAGCGGGGTACGATGGAGACGCTGCTGATTTCACCCGCGCGTCGCACAGAAATCGTGCTTGGTAAATTCCTGACAGTGATGATCTTCAGTGTTTCGACGGCGCTGTTGAACCTGGCGAGTATGGGTTTCACCGGCAAACATATGGTGAATGTGGCAGGCAGTGGCGCGTTGTCGAAAATCGGTGATCTGTCGTTTCCTTCTGCTTCTGCACTATTCTGGATTGTGATTCTACTGATTCCGCTTTCGGCGTTATTCAGCGCCCTGTGTCTGTCACTGGCGACCTTTGCCCGCAGTAGTAAAGAGGGACAGTATTACTTAACACCACTATTGATGGTGACGCTGGGATTGACCGTATTCTGTCTGTCACCTGCTGTGGAGATCAATGCGTTTTACAGTATGATGCCGATCGTCGGGGTGGCTTTGCTGTTGAAAGGAATGCTGCTGTCTGCGGTGAATGCGGGTACCTTATATGTGTATGCGATTCCGGTGCTGGTATCGAGTATCGGTTACAGTCTGCTGGCACTCTGGTGGGCCATCGATCAGTTTCAGCGGGAAGACGTATTGTTCCGGGAGGCGGAACGGTTCGAGCTGGGATTGTGGCTTAAGCACCTGATGCGGACCAAAGACGCCTTGCCCAGTTTTGCGGAGGCCGGCTTCTGTTTCGTGATCATCATGTTACTGCAGTTTGCCGTGATGAATACGATGCGGGATGCGATTCTGACCGCGCCTGAATCGATGCGGGCAGTACGGAGCATGCAGTTGCTGATGATCCAGCAGCTGGCGATCATTGCGACACCAGCGTTGATCATGGGGATCATGCTGACGACCAGCGTGCGGAAGACGTTTCGTCTCTTTTTGCCCAGCTGGGGTTTCTGGGGCGTAGGACTTTTGTTGCCCTTCATGCTGCATCCGTTGTCGCTGGAACTGTCGGCGAGTCTGCAGTGGTTCTTTCCAAAATTGCCACCCGGTGCGGCGGCGATTATCAAAGAAATGTCTGATCCCAATCAGTCTTTGTGGTTTATTCTGCTGGCATTTGCAATCGCACCGGGGATTTGTGAGGAAATCGCATTCCGTGGATTTATGCTGAGCGGGTTTGGCCGCCGGGGCCGCGTCTGGCTGGCTGTGATTCTCTCGAGTGTGACGTTTGGTGTGATGCACCAGATTCCACAACAGGTATTTAATGCGACCCTGATGGGGCTGGCTCTGGGGCTGGTCGCGGTTCACAGTCGCAGTCTGTTTCCCGGGATCGCGTTCCATATGATTTATAATTCGCTGTCGGTATTTCGCGAACGGATCCCGGAAAAATGGGAACCGACACACGGTCTGCAGTATTTTGTCAGTATGCAGCCTGAGGGCTTAAGGTATTCCTGGCCGCTGCTGGTCCTGTGTGCTGTGGTCGCATTTCTGCTGCTGCGGTGGACGATTCTGCAGTCCCGCCCGGCCGTCGATCCGAATAGCTCTTCCACGGATTCTCTGACGTCTCCGACCTTCAACCGTCGACTGACGGATACCAAATAG
- the lpxK gene encoding tetraacyldisaccharide 4'-kinase — translation MNEVDYLSIISGARHDWRARCLKPCFGFLSLFYGTAVTVRNRLFDWGIKRARPVSVPVISLGNLTTGGTGKTPLVAWLSQWFQAEGVSVALLSRGYRALPGEVNDEKLLLDRLCPQVPHYQNPDRCASAEQAIEAGARLLILDDGFQHRRLARDLDIVLIDAVNPWGYGHQLPRGLLRESKSGLQRAGFVLITRVDQCPTEALESLTAEVKQFVPEHRIAYVRFAPQGLVNASGETRSLHEVTGRQVWGFCAIGNPRGFQQTLVDAGGQVCGMRVFADHHHYSKGDLQEIGSEAEQAGAELILTTAKDLVKISEQKLSGLPVWAVEIGAEIVQGAADFEEILRKMGLVKPEK, via the coding sequence GTGAACGAGGTTGACTATCTGAGCATCATTTCCGGCGCGCGACATGATTGGCGTGCCCGGTGCCTCAAACCCTGTTTCGGGTTTCTCAGCCTCTTCTATGGAACCGCAGTCACAGTTCGCAACCGTCTGTTTGACTGGGGTATTAAACGGGCACGACCGGTGAGCGTGCCGGTGATCAGCCTGGGAAACCTGACGACCGGAGGGACTGGGAAGACACCGCTGGTTGCCTGGCTGTCTCAGTGGTTTCAAGCAGAAGGGGTTTCTGTCGCGCTACTCAGCCGCGGTTATCGTGCGCTGCCTGGTGAAGTGAACGATGAGAAACTGCTGCTGGATCGACTCTGCCCGCAGGTGCCGCATTATCAGAATCCAGATCGTTGTGCATCCGCAGAGCAGGCTATTGAAGCAGGCGCACGCTTACTGATTCTGGACGACGGGTTTCAGCACCGCAGGCTCGCACGTGATCTCGATATCGTGCTGATCGATGCCGTGAATCCCTGGGGCTACGGTCATCAATTACCGCGGGGACTATTGCGGGAGTCGAAGTCGGGATTGCAGCGGGCGGGATTTGTGTTGATTACGCGTGTGGATCAGTGTCCGACTGAAGCACTGGAGAGTCTGACAGCGGAAGTCAAACAATTTGTGCCCGAGCACCGGATCGCCTATGTGCGTTTTGCTCCCCAGGGTCTGGTGAATGCCTCTGGCGAAACCAGGAGCCTGCATGAAGTGACCGGAAGACAGGTGTGGGGTTTTTGCGCGATCGGGAATCCTCGCGGATTTCAACAAACACTGGTGGATGCGGGAGGCCAGGTTTGCGGCATGCGCGTCTTTGCGGATCATCATCACTATAGTAAAGGCGACCTGCAGGAAATTGGCTCAGAAGCAGAACAGGCGGGAGCCGAGCTGATTTTGACGACGGCCAAAGACCTGGTGAAAATTAGTGAACAAAAACTGTCAGGGCTTCCGGTCTGGGCGGTGGAAATTGGGGCGGAAATCGTGCAGGGAGCGGCTGATTTTGAGGAAATCCTGCGGAAAATGGGGCTGGTGAAGCCGGAGAAATAA
- a CDS encoding class I SAM-dependent methyltransferase, which produces MSHLPQNRAAWNRLAENRSQFTKLATDEECRNPLQTLDSRGWLPASVEGKSVLCLASGGGWQSILYAAAGARVTVVDLSNKMLQLDEQEARRRGLQVKIVETSMDDLSMLHEAEFDIVHQPVSTCYVPDIEVVYREIARVLRPGGLYISQHKTPTSLQITHRDQQNRYVIGLEYYQQGALPKVEDRAYREDGATEYLHRWDQLVGGLCRTGFVIEDLREPLRADPSAPVGHFRYRGRFVAPYVRIKARRISEDTGKQESSSLWVP; this is translated from the coding sequence ATGTCTCACCTGCCTCAGAACCGAGCCGCCTGGAACCGGTTGGCAGAAAACCGCAGCCAGTTTACGAAGCTGGCAACCGATGAAGAGTGTCGCAATCCGTTGCAGACGCTGGACTCGCGCGGCTGGCTGCCTGCTTCTGTCGAAGGGAAGTCGGTACTCTGTCTGGCATCCGGGGGAGGCTGGCAATCGATTCTGTATGCTGCAGCAGGAGCTCGCGTCACCGTTGTTGATCTGAGCAACAAGATGCTGCAACTGGATGAACAGGAAGCGCGCCGTCGCGGGTTGCAGGTCAAGATTGTGGAAACATCGATGGATGATCTGTCGATGCTGCACGAGGCTGAGTTCGATATTGTGCATCAGCCGGTGAGTACCTGTTATGTGCCCGATATTGAAGTGGTGTATCGCGAAATCGCGCGTGTGTTACGTCCCGGCGGTCTGTATATCAGTCAGCATAAGACGCCCACCAGTTTGCAGATTACGCATCGGGATCAGCAGAACCGGTATGTGATCGGTCTGGAATACTATCAGCAGGGCGCATTGCCCAAAGTCGAAGACCGGGCCTACCGCGAAGACGGTGCCACAGAGTACCTGCATCGCTGGGATCAACTGGTGGGGGGCTTGTGCCGCACCGGGTTTGTGATCGAAGATTTACGCGAGCCGCTACGGGCTGACCCCAGTGCACCGGTAGGTCATTTTCGCTACCGGGGACGTTTTGTCGCACCTTACGTACGAATCAAGGCACGACGGATTTCCGAAGATACCGGGAAACAGGAATCTTCGTCTCTCTGGGTCCCTTAG
- a CDS encoding amidohydrolase family protein: MERQIYQARWVFPVAGPPLPDAIVEIEGTRIAAVYAGSHPQAIDLGNVALIPGLVNAHTHLEFSQLRAPLEPASPFTDWIRAIMKSRFETAQPVTERIQLGIAECLSSGTTLVGEIATSVESLRLFNTESQVPRAVVFRECLGFTPDRIAGQEQVADEFLAEPLAPAAVERLCPGLSPHAPYSVHPDLYLNLVQQARDQGVPAAVHLGETAAEYDLLERKSGAFVDLLSELGLWDPEILKDGMRMTDYLAPLAELPAALAVHGNYFGPTEWEFLRGAPSISVVYCPRTHHYFGHPEHPWLSMIGQGINVALGTDSRASNPDLSLWRELQFVRENYPQVATALILECGTLAGARALGYSDDTGSLEAGKAADLALIQLPDDFDGGTDTDLLLDSRSYVARVMLNGQWIN; encoded by the coding sequence TTGGAACGTCAGATCTATCAAGCACGTTGGGTGTTCCCCGTAGCGGGACCACCGCTGCCAGATGCTATCGTCGAGATCGAAGGGACCCGCATTGCGGCCGTCTATGCAGGCTCACATCCTCAAGCGATCGATCTGGGCAATGTGGCTCTGATTCCGGGGCTGGTGAACGCCCACACGCATCTGGAATTCAGTCAACTGCGTGCCCCACTTGAACCAGCTTCCCCGTTCACCGACTGGATTCGGGCGATCATGAAGTCCCGATTTGAGACCGCGCAACCGGTCACGGAACGGATTCAGCTGGGTATCGCCGAGTGCCTGTCGTCGGGAACGACTCTAGTGGGTGAAATTGCGACAAGCGTCGAGAGTCTGCGATTGTTTAATACGGAGTCCCAGGTTCCCCGGGCAGTCGTATTCCGGGAATGCCTGGGGTTTACTCCCGATCGTATCGCGGGGCAGGAGCAGGTTGCCGATGAGTTTCTGGCGGAACCCCTCGCACCAGCGGCAGTCGAGCGGTTATGCCCGGGCTTGAGTCCGCATGCCCCGTACAGTGTTCATCCCGATTTATATCTGAATCTGGTGCAGCAGGCCCGGGATCAGGGAGTGCCTGCCGCTGTTCATCTGGGGGAGACGGCGGCGGAATATGATCTGCTGGAACGCAAATCAGGCGCATTTGTTGACCTGCTGAGTGAGCTCGGGCTGTGGGATCCCGAGATTTTGAAAGACGGGATGCGGATGACCGATTACCTGGCTCCATTGGCAGAATTACCGGCTGCTCTGGCGGTACACGGTAATTATTTTGGCCCAACCGAGTGGGAATTTCTGAGGGGAGCACCGTCGATTTCGGTGGTTTATTGTCCTCGTACGCATCACTATTTCGGGCATCCTGAGCACCCGTGGCTGTCGATGATCGGGCAGGGCATCAATGTTGCGCTGGGGACGGACAGCCGGGCTTCAAACCCGGATTTGAGTCTCTGGAGAGAGCTGCAGTTCGTGCGCGAAAATTATCCGCAGGTGGCGACGGCACTCATTCTGGAATGTGGTACGCTCGCCGGAGCCCGTGCTTTGGGGTATTCCGACGATACAGGTTCGCTGGAGGCAGGAAAAGCAGCAGATCTGGCCCTGATCCAACTACCTGACGATTTTGACGGGGGAACGGATACTGATCTTTTGTTAGATTCCCGTTCTTATGTGGCCCGGGTCATGCTGAATGGGCAGTGGATCAATTGA
- a CDS encoding DUF1573 domain-containing protein, with protein MKMFDKDKIDFGVIARGSDAEYRLKIKNIYKDPVHIANVRTTCGCSAAEPSKSILESGEEGYIQVKMDTARFQRRKDSNVIITIDAPQYAEVRIPITSYIRTDVVFTPGAANFGSVEVGKGAETTVALAYAGREDWALTGIESRNPHVTAKAVETNRGGGRVNYNIMLTLDPKTPKGPIREQLILKTNDVNFTTVPLLVEARVESDITITPEVVSLGMMVPGQEKTVNVVMRGKKPFEITKIECESNDEAFKIRMPKAAQPIHVLPLTIVPPDKPGEYSEEFTVTIDGRSEPITFKAFGRIAETKTN; from the coding sequence ATGAAGATGTTCGATAAAGACAAAATCGACTTCGGAGTCATCGCCCGTGGTTCCGATGCCGAATACCGCCTGAAAATTAAAAATATCTATAAAGACCCCGTCCATATTGCCAACGTTCGTACCACTTGCGGCTGTTCGGCTGCTGAACCTTCCAAGAGCATCCTGGAAAGTGGCGAAGAAGGATACATCCAGGTCAAAATGGATACCGCCCGCTTCCAGCGTCGCAAAGATTCCAACGTGATCATCACCATTGATGCTCCCCAGTATGCTGAAGTCCGGATCCCGATTACTTCGTATATCCGTACCGATGTCGTCTTCACACCGGGTGCTGCCAACTTCGGTTCTGTCGAAGTCGGTAAAGGTGCAGAGACCACAGTGGCTCTCGCTTATGCGGGCCGTGAAGACTGGGCACTGACTGGAATCGAATCCCGTAATCCACACGTCACTGCCAAGGCTGTCGAGACTAATCGAGGCGGCGGTCGCGTCAATTACAACATCATGCTGACTCTCGATCCCAAGACTCCTAAAGGTCCAATTCGAGAACAGCTCATCCTGAAGACCAACGACGTTAATTTCACAACAGTGCCACTGCTGGTCGAAGCCCGTGTCGAATCTGACATTACCATTACCCCCGAAGTCGTTTCTCTGGGCATGATGGTTCCGGGACAGGAAAAAACAGTCAATGTTGTAATGCGGGGCAAAAAGCCATTTGAAATCACAAAGATTGAATGCGAATCCAACGATGAAGCATTCAAAATCCGCATGCCGAAAGCAGCTCAGCCCATTCACGTGCTGCCGCTGACAATCGTTCCTCCCGATAAACCAGGTGAATACTCAGAAGAGTTTACCGTGACCATCGATGGTCGCAGTGAACCGATCACCTTCAAGGCCTTCGGTCGGATTGCTGAAACAAAAACCAATTAG
- a CDS encoding adenine phosphoribosyltransferase, producing the protein MNDSINLKDYIREIPDFPKPGILFRDITPLLAEPKAFQAVVDRLADYYRDKQITAILAAEARGFIFAAPLALALGARFIPIRKPGKLPFETRAFHYELEYGSDSLEMHTDSIHSDDRVVILDDLLATGGTISACIELARHSNAEIVGCAFLIELAFLNGREKMNGCDVFSLIHYDAE; encoded by the coding sequence ATGAATGACTCGATCAATCTGAAAGATTATATTCGTGAGATCCCCGACTTCCCCAAACCGGGTATCCTGTTCCGGGATATCACACCTCTGCTGGCCGAGCCGAAGGCATTCCAGGCTGTCGTCGATCGTCTGGCAGACTACTACCGCGACAAACAAATTACTGCCATCCTGGCTGCCGAAGCACGTGGCTTCATCTTTGCAGCGCCTCTGGCTCTGGCTCTCGGTGCCCGCTTCATTCCGATTCGCAAGCCCGGCAAACTCCCCTTTGAAACCAGAGCCTTTCACTACGAACTGGAGTACGGATCTGACTCGCTCGAGATGCACACCGACTCCATCCATTCAGATGACCGAGTCGTCATCTTAGATGACCTGCTCGCAACCGGTGGTACAATCTCCGCCTGTATCGAACTGGCCCGCCACTCCAACGCGGAAATCGTGGGCTGTGCCTTTCTGATCGAACTGGCATTCCTCAACGGTCGCGAGAAGATGAATGGCTGCGATGTTTTCTCACTGATTCATTACGACGCCGAATAA